aaacatataCTTAATTTGGTAGTTGCTAAACCCCCTTACTCCTCTCACTTGTAACTAAACGTCTAGTAAAAGAGACTTTACGTGTGAAATCAAGATTTGAGAAGACAGATATCTTTATACATAGCTTAGATTTGTGCAGTGTTTCATATCTAAGAATCCTGTTAAATAGTACAACGGAAGGGCAAACTGTTAAACTAAGGAAGGAAAGcgattatttaaaaacaaatgtgACCTGAAAATCTGAGTTTTTTGCGTAACTAAAAGGTCCATCGCCACTGGTCGTGGTCGGAACAGACTCGGCCATCCCCTCTCGATTCTTCAACAGTAAAACAACTAATAGCTTCAGCCTTTGTGTGTAATATGCTAGCTAGGAGTGATCGACGGTATTTAAAGACAGTAGATTTCAATGTGTCTTAAGAAATGAAGTCATTTTAACGGCATTAACTTGACTTTCTGCAACGATTAGGACATGGGGATTCTCTAAACCACAGTTAATTTAAGATTGgttacatattttattgtatacagTACTATATTGTGATTGATAAATTGATAGAGATATGAATCTATatgttcaaacttcaaacacTAATGTGATTTAAGCTGTGACTATAATTATCAAGAGgtttaaaaaattggtgggTTTGTAGACTTGTTGAAGTAGCCATTTTTGCTCACctaattagaaaatgaaagccataatattttaacaaaagTCAAAAGAGGCTCTAAACTATTGTTAGCTAGTTCAGCAAGAAGTATAGCCAAGCagtgaataaaaatgatgacATATATGATTTGGTCTGGTGTAATGGgtgtttgatttatttagtTCTTTATTTGGAGTTGGTAGGCTGATTGAAAcattatagtaattataaGAATTAGTTTCACATAATCAGAAAATCAAAGCTACATAATAACACCTAAAGATGGCCTTTCAACTTATATTTAAATCACCTAGGAATGAATAATAAGTAATAACAACTGCTGAATACTTATGACTTATGAGTAGTGCACAATTGTTGAACCCAACGTTTATTCAACAATTAAAGAGGTATCATTATTAGTAGTCATAAATTAGTCCATCACAAATAAGTGTTGGTCCCAACtgtaactaattaaaaaaagaatacttattattattgttattattattatcctTGGAGAGTTTGGGTTGTATTGTGCTAGCTTTATAGAGGCcatcacaattaaattaattaaacacaCTATAACTCCAATTTGGCTGCACATTAAATTCAGTTAGAGCTACTTATATTTTCTCGTCGCAAATTAGGCATGAGTACTTGACTTTGATATGAGGGCAAAATGAAAACATCAATTCTGAAATAAGAAagactaattatatttagcTTATACACGTTCACATTttgtacaaaaataaatatatatagattggCTAAAGTCGGTCAATAATCAATATGGTCTTCTCTTTGATATCACACACTTTCAGTTGGATATCCCCTCAAGTCGATTGTGTTACAGCATTTCCAAGGAGAGGGATTTCCGAAGAGGggtaaactaatataactatcatatttatcttttttccatgaaaaattattctctAAAAGGAGATGATACAAATATGTGATATGATTTAGCATTTCATCGgttatttaatcatgtttcCATCATAGTTAATGGATAGTCGATTATTTAGTTTCATAGTTAATGAATTAGTGGATTGGTTAGTTGGTTAGTCATTCGTCTATACTCTTTCAAGCATGGCATGAAAAACAAGTAATAGAATGTTTCCTTTTGTTTAGTTTTCATACGTATGGTTTATATTTTGGAGTTAGAATCCACTCTAAGGATTCAAGTTCATAACAggagaggtatttgagaaggtattatacttttctcattttgaagaggtatctttacctcatcatcaatggagaggtaaaattttataactaccatatttgtcttcttttcatgaaaaattattctcCAAGGGAGAAGGTATTTGAGAAAGTAttacattttatgtttttttaatgcgttttgtattattattttatgtttaaaagaTCATTTACCTTTCTAGTGTTTATAtacctttttcttttggaatatgtttctttttaatagagtatatttcactttttgaggAGGTATAtagatgatatttttttttttaatgtaccTTCGGCCTTGGAGATAGCTCTTATTGTGTGTCACACTAAAAGTAAAAGTTTGAGTTTGGATCGCATTAATGAATAGGAGTTGTGAATACCTATTCATTGTCTTTAACAGcattttcaatttgaatatgaaagaatattatgtcAATTTCTTGTACATAAATGTATGTGTGGTGTGGATTCATGTAAAACATGCCAATTGTAAGATATTTAATGATATGTGTAGCAATACACAGACCACGATGACTGGAAATGGTATCCAAGTTTAACACCTCCACCGCAATTTCCACAGACGTTCCGTTCCACTCCAACCACCAAAAATGTGCTCAAactataatttcttaaaattgaaCCATGAGAAGTGGGCCCAATTTTTGTTATCCAGAAATTTCCACGACTTGCTAGATCCAATCACAAAAGATCcttcatatatcaaattacaaTAGTAGCCCTGTGAGCCGTTTACGTATACTTAATTTTGAGCGATGGGTTGGTACAATATATCTTACCAACGCTGCCATAGACATAATTTGATAGGAGTAAAAATCATACTTCGTCgcataaaaatagatatttttaattttaaaatgtcatataaaaatattttattctatttttagtaacttccttctctctaataaggtgtGCTTATTATCTActaacaatattataattcttttttttctatctctgtattactttaccaaatctatattaattctcgtgtcatCCCAACTATCCAAATATTTatgagacgaagggagtatattcattttattcaaattttcggtATATTAGAGTTTCTATATTGTCAATTTCTATACTGATACTATACcacatttttggtatactgaaTTTTACGACCTATTGGATTTTAGTATGATATGCTGCGATTCTATTGTACGttgtattataaatatatttaatatcgAAGTACTTCATCTCCTACTGttaaaagtctcattttagttttgtacgagttttaagaattactagtatgaaagaaagaaagtgCAAAATACATTGAAATATAaaacctatttttatatattatttttacaataaaatataagtgaaatGAGTAAATGGAATGTAAAGTCTGTAATTTATGTTATCTATAAAAATTTTGGTATGTGCCATTTTGAAAATCAGATTATatcaaaaattgatatttttgatcTGATAAAGTAAgtactactactccctccgtctcacttaAAATGAcatgcttttgttttttttagtttgtcccaactaagatgacatatttttctttttcggaaactttctctctccaattaatacactcaaccactttttctcacttctattaaaatattctatctttcttccttttctattttaatagtaCTTACATttaccttttctctctctaattaaacactttaactaataactcataaaatctcatgccggctaagatatgtgttattttagccgggacggagggactagtatattttgatatttttctgcCACTCTAattttgatccatgattgTCTTGTTCTTGTTACATACTCTTACAGGGTATTCTCGTAATTAAACATAGTTGAACAACTCCGAGACGAAGATAGGATTATAAAAACACGGGATTCCCACTGAAAGATAGGACAATAGGAAGGACACTGTTTTGAAACGAGCGACGATTAAATATTCATCATTCCAGTCAACATTTAAGACGAACGCATCAAGGTATTTATATCTCTACTGAAATTATCTGCCGATCAACTTGATTTTGGGGTTTCTGAGGATCATTTGCTTCTCTGGTAGTATCCACACAACTGATTCAGGATGGAAACAGTAGCTACTTTTCGGGCTTCTATTTGCAGCATCTCACCCAATTGGGCTTCCCGGCCCGGCCCGGACAGATCCGATGCCAGGCCCGTGCTCTCCAACGCTTGGATTCAGGTATTGATCGGTTGCTTCATTTGCGCtgtgatttttggttttttgagGCGAGAATTCTTGATTAATTTAGGCTGAGCTAATTAGAATGATTTCCGTTTTCCTTGGATGAATTGTTTTAGAATTCCGTTGAAaatgtttcaattattttgttcGTGATAAGGTAATTGCTGATTCAGCTTAAATTTGTTCTTTTGAACAGTGTAATTAAGTTGAAGAGGGTGAATCTGCTCCTTTTGGTTTGGGGAAATTTATGTTGTATCTATATGGTAGACCTATTTGTAAGATAAAAAACGAGTCTTGAGAAGAAAATGGAGGATTCTTTTAAAAAGTGAGAAATTATTGGGCCGAGCTGAAGAGATTTACAAGTTGTGATTTTATCTGGCCTTTTGTATTGAATAATTATCTGGAGGAGTTTATCAATCTACCTTTTTTGATCTGGCTCTGTGTTAGAACTTGTAAATTAGGTGCTTAAtccattgtgtttaattcaACTTAATGTAAATGTGATAAAGCTTTGGTGTGCggatttattattgttttcacTTGGTTGATGAACTAGTGTACTCTTGTGACAAAATAACTTATTTGAATTGGGATTGTAAACTGCAGAAAACACCACTGGTTTCTAAATTCAAGGTAGGAAACAAAAATGCGAGATATTTGAGCAGCAGGCGTACTGCCACCAGAGCTTCTATGCAGCCTTCTGACTCTGGCAGTTCGGAATATCCCATTGCTCCTCTACAGATGGAGTCTCCGATAGGGcaatttctctctcaaatatTAGCAAGTCACCCGCATCTTGTTCCTGCTGCTGTAGAACAGCAACTTGAACAGCTGCAAACTGACTGTGAGGCAGagaaagagaaggaagagCCATCTGCATCTGGAACTGATCTTGTTTTATACAGGTAACAAGATTAACTCTTACGACTTAAGTTGCTATCAGCTTAATAATAGAACCACATCTCTGTCGAGGTGATTCCATATGTACACGATGCATAAACCGTATTGATCATAATCTAATGGATTTCTAAGCTgccaaatatttttcatgtgaGGCATTATTTGATTATGATATTATCTTTTTGCTGAAGACTGAAGTGGAATATCAAttactatgatttaatttgacatTACTTCCTTTCAATTATAGGAGAATTGCGGAGGTTAAAGctaatgaaagaaaaaaggcACTGGAAGAGATCTTGTACGCATTAGTGGTACAGAAATTCATGGATGCCAGTGTATCCCTGGTTCCGACAATCACTCCATCAACACCCGATGGTCCTGTTCGTGTTGATAATTGGCCTGGCCAAGATGATAAATTGGAGCGCCTCCACTCTCCTGAAGCTTACGAGATGATCCAGAACCACCTGTCTCTCATTCTTGGCAACCGACTTGGCGACTCTACCTCTGTACTTCAAATAAGCAAACTAAGGGTTGGGCAGGTTTATGCTGCTTCAGTAATGTATGGATATTTCCTCAAACGTGTAGACCAAAGGTTTCAGTTGGAGAAGAGTATGAAAGTCCTTCCCGAGGGAACTGATAATGGAGATGAACAAGTTGCATGGGAGGAAACAAGACCAAGTGATGATGACATTAATCAGTTTCGCAGGAATGCTCAGCCTCACCCAGAAATGTCATCTTTTCCCGGAGGCGCTGGTATTGGGGTTGGTGTTGATGGGGTAAAGCCATCCAGATTGCGATCTTATGTTATGTCATTTGATGGAGAGACGCTTCAAAAATATGCAACCATCAGATCTAAGGAAGCTATTAGCATCGTTGAGAAACACACGGAAGCATTATTTGGTAGGCCTGAGATCGTAGTCAAGCCTGAAGGAACCATTAATCCCCAAAACgatgaaatcaaaattagcTTTGGCAGCCTGAGGAGACTTGTTTTGGAAGCTGTGACTTTTGGTTCTTTCCTTTGGGATGTTGAGAGTTACGTCGATTCAAGGTACCATTTTGTTGCAAACTAAGCCCTGTGATGGTGGTTCAACTGAGGATCTCGATAATGGTTTTACTTAAAGGACGAGATGCTGCTGTCTTGCACTACTTGACTTGTACATAGTAACCTTATTTTAAATCAGTCCAATGTTTGTTATGTTATCTATAATCTATGGGAAACCATATCACTTGCCAGATTTTTGTACATTCGAAATCCTAAGTAAAGTTTACTTCTCccgtttaaatttttatgttctTCATTGCCTTGTCTTTATCAAATTTGTGATTATGGAACTGGACTTCTCCagtttatttactaatttgaATCATTACTGAATGTCACATGCCATCCATGATCCACCCCATTATTTTACAGCAGCTGAAATATCTTTCATCACTTAGGGTAAACAGCTTCTTCTTGTTTCACTTCAGAAGTTTGAGACGATGAAGAGGTCTCCCAGAAACGTCGTAAAATGCTATCTTTGCCTTATCATAAGCAATCTCAAGAGACAAGAAGCCTTGGCCATCATGATAGAAGTGCATCATACTCTCATTGTGCATTCcatgataaattatattcttcCATGCCTTTGAACCACCCCCACTTGTTAGGAACTGCATTGACCTGCTTCACAACAACCATGTCAAAGAAAACAGGGCATAACCCCTTATATTAACCAAAATAGAAGTTTCTAGAAACATACCTGCAGTCACCCGCACTCGTTGCTAAGATGCTGCAAGCAGTGGTCATGTCCATTGATGTACATATCCACCTTGTGACTCTATACAACaagtttcaaaatatattcaatcTATTGAATTCCCACCTCTGAGCATATTGTGTGTTTGTGTTAAAGAAAGTGCCTCAAGAATTGGGAGAATGTGATCTAGCATTTCTTGCGTGTCACCATGGTATCCAATGCTTTTTATTGTGTGGTGTCCAACAACAATATTCCAAGGTGCCTTGGATTTCTCCAATGAAAAATTAAGATTCTGAAGTGAGCATAgttaaatttaagtttatcATCTGTCATTGTCAAGATAAAAACATCAAGAATCTGTGATGTTGCACTCACTTTTAAGGTGGAAGAGAGATATCCCTCTCTTGGAAACACATTTCTCCAATCAAAATTCTGCTTCTTAGGATTGTCAAAGTACTTCTGCACAAACGGAGTCGTAGATATCCGCATATCCTAGCCAGAGAAAGAGACGAACAAGTTATTAGTGATTTGTGAGGGCAAGAGATTGAACCAGAGAGAAACAGCAGCACTACCTGCTTGAACCATGAAGTTTCTCTTACAAATTCATCTCTTGTCAAGTTTCTTAAGTGCTGGACTTAACTGAGCCTCGACATTCCCCAGAAAATCGTGGTTCCCCAACACTGTTCTTCATCATAATATTAGCAATATGACTTTATATAGCAGATCAAGATATGAGATTTTTTACCTGTATACCATGGCTTTCTAAGGCTCTTGGCAGTGTAGATATTACTAAATGATGTTTTAAAAGCTCGATCGTCCACACCCTTCAATCCGTTATCGTAGAAGTTATCACCGGTGGAGATCACAAAATCAATTCCCAGTTTCTTCCCAACATATCCCATCTGCATAAATGTATACCAGTTTTCACATCAACCAAAATCTTGCTGAATCAACATGTTTCTACCACTTTTCATATCATCAACTAGTTGAAGCTCAGATTGTGAGTAAATACAAAAGTAAATATAAGCAGGAAACAAATAGACCTGAGTAGCAACTCTAGATTGGTTGAAATCCCCATCTCTTCCCCAATCTCCCACCACCAAAAACGCAATCAAATCGTCGTGTCTCTTGCTAAGATGCTGGATTTTGGGAAGTTCCATTACATTGCTTGGAAGTTTCAGAGAGAAGCAAGTCATTAGCAGTAGTGGCCATATAAATAAGGAGCTATAAAACAAATGAGCCATTATGGGATGATTACTCATTCATAAATATGTACTTAACAATTAAgagtatgtatatatataggcaccAATGTAACAAAAAGGAATAAAGATTCAACTTTCACAATGCAACAAAATTCAATGAAATACTCGTGAAGCAGCTATGGCATGCATTAATTCTTTTTGTAATTagcaaaatgaagaaaaagcaTTTTTAAGTGCAGTAATCACTAATCAATTATGTTTGTCATCAAGTTAAAGATGGGATGTGATAAATCATAAATGGATGGTTAAAAGACAGatcttttacttcattttgtaTACTACTGAATAAGAACAGATTGAGGATTAATTAGTAGATTCGATTTTCCTCATTTGGAATTATTTGCAGATTAACT
The genomic region above belongs to Salvia hispanica cultivar TCC Black 2014 chromosome 3, UniMelb_Shisp_WGS_1.0, whole genome shotgun sequence and contains:
- the LOC125209680 gene encoding purple acid phosphatase 7-like translates to MELPKIQHLSKRHDDLIAFLVVGDWGRDGDFNQSRVATQMGYVGKKLGIDFVISTGDNFYDNGLKGVDDRAFKTSFSNIYTAKSLRKPWYTVLGNHDFLGNVEDMRISTTPFVQKYFDNPKKQNFDWRNVFPREGYLSSTLKNLNFSLEKSKAPWNIVVGHHTIKSIGYHGDTQEMLDHILPILESHKVDMYINGHDHCLQHLSNECGSMQFLTSGGGSKAWKNIIYHGMHNESMMHFYHDGQGFLSLEIAYDKAKIAFYDVSGRPLHRLKLLK
- the LOC125213751 gene encoding UV-B-induced protein At3g17800, chloroplastic-like, coding for METVATFRASICSISPNWASRPGPDRSDARPVLSNAWIQKTPLVSKFKVGNKNARYLSSRRTATRASMQPSDSGSSEYPIAPLQMESPIGQFLSQILASHPHLVPAAVEQQLEQLQTDCEAEKEKEEPSASGTDLVLYRRIAEVKANERKKALEEILYALVVQKFMDASVSLVPTITPSTPDGPVRVDNWPGQDDKLERLHSPEAYEMIQNHLSLILGNRLGDSTSVLQISKLRVGQVYAASVMYGYFLKRVDQRFQLEKSMKVLPEGTDNGDEQVAWEETRPSDDDINQFRRNAQPHPEMSSFPGGAGIGVGVDGVKPSRLRSYVMSFDGETLQKYATIRSKEAISIVEKHTEALFGRPEIVVKPEGTINPQNDEIKISFGSLRRLVLEAVTFGSFLWDVESYVDSRYHFVAN